One Streptomyces sp. NBC_01217 genomic region harbors:
- a CDS encoding SDR family NAD(P)-dependent oxidoreductase, with protein MTPPSSTGSRFDGYGVLITGAGQGIGAATARRLASEGARVLVTDLDGDRAARTAAEIRESGATAGSLPCDVGDRAAVEAAVAHAVSAFGSLDVLVNNAYACTPDAPLFEDEPDEVWQRDLDITLTGPYRCARAALPHLAACGRGAIVNIGSVNGEQDFGNHAYSAAKAGLGSLTRTLAGHAGPRGVRVNLVVPGTIRTDAWAGRDAELSRVSGLYPLGRVGEPDDIASAVAFLASRDAAWITGTTLRVDGGLTAANYGFRQAVSGG; from the coding sequence ATGACTCCTCCTTCCTCCACCGGTTCACGGTTCGACGGATACGGCGTGCTCATCACCGGAGCGGGCCAGGGCATCGGCGCGGCCACGGCCCGCCGGCTGGCCTCGGAGGGCGCGCGCGTCCTGGTCACCGACCTGGACGGCGACCGCGCCGCACGCACCGCCGCGGAGATACGCGAGAGCGGTGCGACGGCCGGTTCGCTGCCCTGCGACGTGGGCGACCGGGCGGCGGTCGAGGCCGCGGTCGCCCACGCCGTCAGCGCCTTCGGCTCCCTCGACGTACTGGTGAACAACGCCTACGCCTGCACCCCCGACGCCCCGCTCTTCGAGGACGAGCCGGACGAGGTCTGGCAGCGCGACCTGGACATCACCCTCACCGGCCCCTACCGCTGCGCCCGCGCCGCCCTCCCGCACCTGGCGGCCTGCGGCCGGGGCGCGATCGTCAACATCGGCTCGGTCAACGGCGAACAGGACTTCGGCAATCACGCCTACAGCGCCGCCAAGGCGGGCCTGGGCAGCCTGACCCGTACCCTCGCGGGCCATGCGGGACCGCGCGGCGTACGCGTCAATCTCGTCGTCCCCGGCACGATCCGCACGGACGCCTGGGCGGGCCGCGACGCGGAACTGTCCCGGGTGAGCGGCCTCTACCCGCTGGGCCGGGTCGGCGAGCCGGACGACATCGCCTCCGCCGTCGCCTTCCTCGCCTCGCGCGACGCGGCCTGGATCACGGGAACGACACTGCGCGTGGACGGCGGCCTGACCGCGGCGAACTACGGCTTCCGGCAGGCGGTTTCGGGCGGGTAG
- a CDS encoding serine hydrolase domain-containing protein, protein MDVRGTVAAGFEPVRDAFVRNFEQRGERGAAVTVYRDGRKVVDLWAGTRDVDGVEPWAVDTVQIVRSAGKGIAAAVPLLLHQRGQVDLDAPVGTYWPEFKAAGKERVLVRHLLAHRAGIPALDCPLTPSEAADGISGPQAVAAQRPQWEPGTDHGYHAQTYSWLVGELVRRVTGRTVGRWVAEEIARPLGLDFWFGLPADEAHRVGRIGPAEPPADEGNGGSLRMRPKRSVTEAYRDPASLTRRAFGAIDPLPDENDPSYRAAELPASNGIATARALARCYAAMIGPVDGHRLFAPATLTLARTEESAGPDRVLVVNTRFGLGYMLHGPAAPLLAPGSFGHPGRGGSLGFADPESGIALGYVTNGLQKGVTADPRAQALVRAVRSAL, encoded by the coding sequence GTGGACGTACGGGGCACGGTGGCGGCCGGATTCGAACCGGTCCGGGATGCTTTCGTCCGTAACTTCGAGCAGCGCGGCGAACGCGGTGCGGCCGTCACGGTCTACCGGGACGGCCGCAAGGTCGTCGATCTGTGGGCCGGTACGAGAGACGTCGACGGCGTCGAACCGTGGGCCGTCGACACCGTGCAGATCGTCCGCTCGGCGGGCAAGGGCATAGCCGCCGCGGTACCACTGCTGCTGCACCAGCGCGGCCAGGTCGACCTCGACGCCCCGGTCGGCACGTACTGGCCGGAGTTCAAGGCCGCCGGCAAGGAGCGCGTGCTCGTGCGCCACCTCCTCGCCCACCGGGCCGGCATCCCCGCCCTCGACTGCCCGCTGACCCCCTCCGAGGCGGCCGACGGGATCTCCGGGCCGCAGGCCGTCGCGGCCCAGCGCCCCCAGTGGGAACCCGGCACCGACCACGGCTACCACGCCCAGACCTACAGCTGGCTCGTCGGCGAACTGGTGCGCAGGGTCACCGGCCGCACCGTCGGCCGCTGGGTCGCCGAGGAGATCGCCCGCCCCCTCGGCCTCGACTTCTGGTTCGGACTCCCGGCGGACGAGGCGCACCGGGTGGGCCGGATCGGCCCCGCCGAACCGCCCGCCGACGAGGGCAACGGTGGCTCCCTGCGGATGCGCCCCAAGCGGTCGGTCACCGAGGCCTACCGCGACCCGGCCTCCCTCACCCGCCGCGCCTTCGGGGCCATCGACCCCCTCCCCGACGAGAACGACCCCTCCTACCGGGCGGCCGAACTCCCCGCGTCCAACGGCATCGCCACCGCCCGCGCGCTGGCCCGCTGCTACGCCGCGATGATCGGCCCGGTCGACGGCCACCGCCTGTTCGCCCCGGCCACGCTGACCCTCGCCCGCACCGAGGAGTCGGCGGGCCCGGACCGGGTCCTGGTCGTCAACACCCGCTTCGGCCTCGGCTACATGCTGCACGGCCCGGCGGCACCGCTGCTGGCCCCCGGCTCCTTCGGCCACCCCGGCCGGGGCGGCTCGCTCGGCTTCGCCGATCCCGAATCCGGCATCGCGCTGGGCTATGTGACGAACGGTCTGCAGAAGGGAGTCACCGCCGATCCCCGTGCCCAGGCCCTGGTCAGGGCAGTACGGTCGGCGCTATGA
- a CDS encoding energy-coupling factor ABC transporter ATP-binding protein: protein MSPTTTAPAPSLEVSGLAYAYPDGHQALFGVDLTVARGERVALLGPNGAGKTTLVLHLNGILDAGAGTVRVAGLPVEKRNLAEIRRRVGIVFQDPDDQLFMPTVREDVAFGPAASGMRGAELEERVTEALKQVGMEEYADRPPHHLSFGQRRRVAVATVLAMRPEILVLDEPSSNLDPASRRELADILRSLDVTVLMVTHDLPYALELCPRAVVLSEGVIAADDRTQDLLCDEELMRSHRLELPFGFDPRSVTVNMR from the coding sequence ATGAGCCCCACCACCACCGCCCCCGCGCCGTCCCTGGAGGTCAGCGGCCTCGCCTACGCCTACCCCGACGGCCACCAGGCGCTCTTCGGAGTGGACCTGACGGTCGCCCGCGGCGAACGCGTCGCCCTGCTCGGCCCGAACGGCGCGGGCAAGACCACCCTCGTCCTCCACCTCAACGGCATCCTCGACGCCGGCGCGGGCACCGTCCGGGTCGCCGGGCTCCCGGTCGAGAAGCGCAACCTCGCCGAGATCCGCCGCCGCGTCGGCATCGTCTTCCAGGACCCCGACGACCAGCTCTTCATGCCCACCGTCCGCGAGGACGTCGCCTTCGGACCCGCCGCCTCCGGAATGCGCGGCGCCGAACTGGAGGAACGCGTCACCGAGGCGCTCAAGCAGGTCGGCATGGAGGAGTACGCGGACCGGCCGCCGCACCACCTCTCCTTCGGCCAGCGCCGCCGCGTCGCCGTCGCCACCGTCCTCGCCATGCGGCCGGAGATCCTCGTCCTGGACGAGCCGTCCTCCAACCTGGACCCGGCCTCGCGGCGCGAGCTCGCCGACATCCTGCGGTCCCTGGACGTCACCGTGCTCATGGTCACGCACGACCTGCCGTACGCCCTGGAGCTCTGCCCCCGCGCGGTCGTCCTGAGCGAGGGCGTCATCGCCGCCGACGACCGCACCCAGGACCTGCTCTGCGACGAGGAGCTGATGCGCAGCCACCGTCTGGAGCTGCCCTTCGGCTTCGATCCGCGTTCCGTGACTGTGAACATGAGGTGA
- the cbiQ gene encoding cobalt ECF transporter T component CbiQ: MGAGHSHRLYRHGHSPVHGLPPHCKLAAAFCFVVVVVSTPREAVWAFALYAVLIGAVTALARIPAGFLLGRLLIEVPFVAFALLMPFVVPGEQTHVLGLSVSVPGLWGAWNVLAKGTLGVAASVLLASTTELRSLLLGLQRLRLPPLLVQIASFMLRYGDVITDEMRRMSIARRSRGFEARGIRQWGVLAKSAGALFIRSYERGERVHLAMVSRGYAGSMPVIDEVTASRTQWAYASALPVLALVICLLGWTL; this comes from the coding sequence ATGGGCGCCGGACACTCTCACCGGCTCTACCGGCACGGGCACTCGCCCGTGCACGGCCTGCCACCGCACTGCAAGCTCGCCGCCGCCTTCTGCTTCGTCGTGGTCGTCGTCTCCACGCCGCGCGAGGCGGTGTGGGCGTTCGCGCTGTACGCGGTACTGATCGGCGCCGTCACCGCCCTGGCCCGCATCCCCGCGGGCTTCCTGCTGGGGCGGCTGCTGATCGAGGTGCCGTTCGTCGCGTTCGCGCTGCTCATGCCGTTCGTGGTGCCCGGCGAGCAGACCCATGTCCTCGGCCTCTCCGTCAGCGTCCCCGGCCTCTGGGGCGCCTGGAACGTGCTGGCCAAGGGCACCCTCGGCGTCGCCGCCTCCGTGCTCCTCGCCTCCACCACCGAACTGCGCTCACTTCTGCTCGGCCTCCAACGCCTCAGGCTGCCGCCGCTGCTCGTCCAGATCGCCTCCTTCATGCTCCGGTACGGCGATGTGATCACCGACGAGATGCGCCGGATGTCGATCGCCCGCCGCTCCCGCGGCTTCGAGGCGCGCGGGATACGGCAATGGGGTGTCCTCGCCAAGTCGGCGGGCGCGCTCTTCATCAGGTCGTACGAGCGCGGCGAACGCGTCCACCTCGCGATGGTCAGCCGCGGCTACGCCGGATCGATGCCGGTCATCGACGAGGTGACGGCCTCCCGGACCCAGTGGGCGTACGCCTCGGCACTCCCCGTCCTCGCCCTCGTCATCTGTCTGCTGGGATGGACCCTATGA
- a CDS encoding energy-coupling factor ABC transporter permease, with translation MHVPDGFINAPVSAVAGVVAAGAVAVSLRGARRELDERTAPLAGLVAAFIFAVQMLNFPVAAGTSGHLLGGALAAILVGPYTGVLCISVVLLMQGILFADGGLTALGVNVLDMGITTTVVAYALFRGLVAVLPRTRRSTTAASFVAALVSVPAAACVFTLIYWIGGTTDIPIGKVFTAMVGVHVLIGIGEAAITALTVGAVLAVRPDLVHGARGLTAPLKLRVDGELIDIPARQPGAPAPVAARSTRGIWATGLVTALVLAGFVSFYASASPDGLEKVAADQGIDKKTEEHAAKDSPLADYGVKDVSDARISGGLAGVIGVGATIVAGSGVFYLVRRRRTPDAPVAATREAV, from the coding sequence ATGCATGTACCCGACGGATTCATCAACGCGCCCGTCTCCGCCGTCGCGGGAGTCGTAGCCGCCGGTGCCGTGGCCGTCAGTCTGCGGGGCGCTCGGAGGGAGCTGGACGAGCGCACCGCGCCGCTCGCCGGTCTCGTCGCCGCGTTCATCTTCGCCGTACAGATGCTGAACTTCCCGGTCGCTGCGGGCACCAGCGGGCATCTGCTGGGCGGGGCGCTCGCCGCGATCCTGGTCGGGCCCTATACCGGGGTGCTCTGCATCTCCGTCGTCCTGCTCATGCAGGGCATCCTCTTCGCCGACGGCGGCCTCACCGCGCTCGGTGTGAACGTGCTCGACATGGGCATCACGACCACCGTCGTCGCCTACGCCCTCTTCCGCGGACTGGTCGCCGTGCTGCCGAGGACACGCCGCTCCACGACGGCCGCGTCCTTCGTCGCCGCCCTGGTCTCCGTACCGGCCGCGGCCTGTGTCTTCACGCTGATCTACTGGATCGGCGGCACCACCGACATCCCGATCGGCAAGGTCTTCACCGCCATGGTCGGGGTCCATGTCCTCATCGGCATCGGCGAGGCCGCGATCACCGCGCTGACCGTCGGCGCCGTCCTCGCCGTACGCCCCGATCTCGTCCACGGCGCCCGCGGACTCACCGCACCGCTCAAGCTCCGTGTCGACGGCGAACTGATCGACATCCCCGCCCGGCAGCCCGGCGCCCCCGCCCCCGTCGCCGCCCGGTCCACCCGCGGGATCTGGGCCACCGGCCTGGTCACCGCCCTCGTCCTGGCGGGCTTCGTCTCCTTCTACGCCTCCGCCAGCCCCGACGGCCTGGAGAAGGTCGCCGCCGACCAGGGCATCGACAAGAAGACCGAGGAACACGCCGCCAAGGACTCCCCGCTCGCCGACTACGGCGTCAAGGACGTCTCCGACGCCCGGATCTCCGGAGGCCTCGCCGGAGTGATCGGTGTCGGCGCGACGATCGTGGCCGGCAGCGGAGTCTTCTACCTGGTCCGCCGCCGTCGCACGCCGGACGCCCCCGTCGCCGCGACCCGGGAAGCCGTCTGA
- a CDS encoding SsgA family sporulation/cell division regulator has protein sequence MPPVIHEQAEAWLVNDTPDLPAVPVDLLYDADVDPRTVHVAFPGGTDWAFGRDLLERGLRSPAERGGIRVWPCGRTQLVVELRSKEGVEVVQFDNAPLIRFLHRTHGESAAAAPAGRTQTPA, from the coding sequence ATGCCCCCCGTGATCCATGAGCAGGCCGAGGCCTGGCTCGTCAATGACACCCCTGATCTCCCGGCGGTGCCGGTGGACCTGTTGTACGACGCCGATGTCGACCCGCGCACCGTCCATGTCGCCTTCCCCGGCGGCACCGACTGGGCGTTCGGTCGCGACCTGCTGGAGCGCGGACTGCGCTCCCCCGCCGAGCGCGGCGGCATCCGGGTGTGGCCGTGCGGACGGACACAGCTGGTCGTGGAGCTGCGCTCGAAGGAGGGCGTGGAGGTGGTGCAGTTCGACAACGCGCCGCTGATCCGCTTCCTGCACCGCACACACGGCGAGAGCGCCGCAGCCGCTCCCGCAGGCAGGACACAGACACCCGCATGA
- a CDS encoding MMPL family transporter — translation MATFLYKLGRLAFRRRRYVALIWVALLALAGFGAASASTATSSSFSIPGTEAQRAFDLLEQRFPNSSADGATARVVFKAPDGQKMTDPANKAEVNKIADELKSGSDQIASVTDPYTGNAVSKNGSTAYVSVSYKVNSMELTDATRDALEEAGHTAQKSGMTVEIGGDALQAMPETGATEIIGVAIAAVVLVITFGSLIAAGLPLLTALIGVGIGVSTITALANVLDLGSTTSTLAMMIGLAVGIDYALFIVSRYRAELAEGREREEAAGRAVGTAGSAVVFAGLTVVIALVGLAVVNIPMLSKMGFAAAGTVAIAVLIALTLVPAMMGFAGKRIMGRRARRAAEAENRPEAKPNMGTRWARFVLRKPVWVLLVGVLGLGAIAVPAASLEMGLPDDGSQPTSTTQRRAYDLLSDGFGPGFNGPLMVVVDTADSSDGKTAAKQVSDEISGIPGVVAVTPAQFNKAGDAAMITVIPKDRPSSTETENVVHAIRDTGKDIRSQTGAEVLVTGSTAMNIDFSQKMNDALLPYLALVVGLAFLLLMVVFRSVLVPLKAALGFLLSVVAALGAVVAVFQWGWLGSLFGVEQTGPIMSMMPIFMVGVVFGLAMDYEVFLVTRMREAYVHGEKPGQAIVTGFKHGARVVTAAAVIMMAVFSGFIGSSEQMIKMIGFSLAIAVFFDAFVVRMAIVPAVLALLGKRAWWLPRWLDRLLPNVDVEGEGLRKQLGETSGGLAGHDGRGGDAEDERELVRV, via the coding sequence GTGGCCACATTCCTCTACAAGCTCGGACGGCTCGCCTTCCGGCGCCGCCGCTATGTCGCCCTGATCTGGGTGGCACTGCTGGCACTCGCCGGATTCGGCGCGGCCTCCGCGTCCACCGCCACCTCCAGCTCCTTCTCGATCCCGGGTACGGAGGCTCAGAGGGCCTTCGACCTGCTGGAACAGCGCTTCCCGAACTCCAGCGCCGACGGCGCGACCGCACGAGTCGTCTTCAAGGCCCCCGACGGCCAGAAGATGACGGACCCGGCCAACAAGGCCGAGGTGAACAAGATCGCCGACGAGCTGAAGTCCGGCTCCGACCAGATCGCCTCGGTCACCGACCCGTACACCGGCAACGCCGTCAGCAAGAACGGCTCCACGGCGTACGTCTCCGTGTCCTACAAGGTCAACTCGATGGAGCTGACCGATGCGACCCGGGACGCCCTGGAGGAGGCGGGCCACACGGCGCAGAAGAGCGGGATGACCGTGGAGATCGGCGGTGACGCGCTCCAGGCCATGCCGGAGACCGGGGCCACCGAGATCATCGGTGTCGCGATCGCCGCGGTGGTGCTGGTCATCACCTTCGGCTCGCTGATCGCCGCCGGGCTGCCGCTGCTCACCGCCCTGATCGGGGTCGGCATCGGTGTCTCGACGATCACGGCGCTGGCGAACGTCCTGGACCTGGGCTCCACCACCTCCACCCTCGCGATGATGATCGGCCTCGCGGTCGGCATCGACTACGCGTTGTTCATCGTCTCCCGCTACCGCGCCGAGCTGGCCGAGGGCCGGGAGCGCGAGGAAGCGGCCGGACGGGCCGTCGGCACCGCGGGTTCCGCGGTCGTCTTCGCCGGTCTCACCGTCGTGATCGCGCTGGTCGGCCTCGCCGTCGTGAACATCCCGATGCTGTCGAAGATGGGCTTCGCCGCGGCCGGTACGGTCGCGATCGCCGTCCTCATCGCGCTCACCCTGGTCCCGGCCATGATGGGCTTCGCGGGCAAGCGGATCATGGGACGCAGGGCGCGCAGGGCCGCCGAGGCCGAGAACCGGCCCGAGGCCAAGCCCAACATGGGCACCCGCTGGGCGCGGTTCGTGCTGCGCAAGCCGGTGTGGGTGCTGCTGGTGGGGGTCCTCGGCCTCGGTGCGATCGCCGTACCGGCCGCGTCCCTGGAGATGGGTCTGCCCGACGACGGCTCCCAGCCCACCAGCACCACACAGCGGCGCGCCTACGACCTGCTCTCCGACGGCTTCGGCCCCGGCTTCAACGGGCCGCTGATGGTCGTCGTCGACACCGCGGACAGCTCCGACGGCAAGACCGCCGCCAAGCAGGTGTCCGACGAGATCTCCGGCATCCCGGGCGTCGTCGCCGTCACTCCGGCCCAGTTCAACAAGGCCGGTGACGCCGCGATGATCACCGTGATCCCGAAGGACCGGCCGAGTTCCACCGAGACCGAGAACGTGGTCCACGCGATCCGTGACACGGGCAAGGACATCAGGTCCCAGACCGGCGCGGAGGTCCTGGTCACCGGCTCCACGGCGATGAACATCGACTTCTCGCAGAAGATGAACGACGCGCTGCTGCCGTACCTGGCGCTCGTGGTCGGCCTGGCCTTCCTGCTGCTGATGGTGGTCTTCCGGTCGGTGCTGGTGCCACTGAAGGCGGCCCTGGGCTTCCTGCTCTCGGTCGTCGCGGCCCTGGGCGCGGTCGTCGCGGTCTTCCAGTGGGGCTGGCTCGGCTCGCTCTTCGGTGTGGAACAGACCGGCCCGATCATGTCGATGATGCCGATCTTCATGGTGGGTGTGGTCTTCGGTCTCGCGATGGACTACGAGGTCTTCCTCGTGACCCGGATGCGGGAGGCGTACGTCCATGGCGAGAAGCCCGGCCAGGCGATCGTCACCGGCTTCAAGCACGGCGCCCGGGTCGTCACGGCCGCCGCCGTGATCATGATGGCGGTCTTCTCCGGCTTCATCGGCTCCAGCGAGCAGATGATCAAGATGATCGGCTTCTCGCTCGCCATCGCCGTCTTCTTCGACGCGTTCGTCGTCCGGATGGCGATCGTGCCCGCGGTCCTCGCCCTGCTCGGCAAGCGCGCCTGGTGGCTGCCGCGCTGGCTGGACCGGCTCCTGCCGAACGTGGACGTGGAGGGCGAGGGGCTGCGCAAGCAGCTCGGCGAGACGTCCGGGGGTCTGGCCGGCCACGACGGACGCGGCGGTGACGCCGAGGACGAGCGTGAGCTGGTCCGCGTCTGA
- a CDS encoding TetR/AcrR family transcriptional regulator translates to MARTRLTPERESELYAAVLDLLREVGYDALTMDAIAARTRSSKATLYRQWGSKAELVVKAMRHNKPVSLAEIDTGSLRGDFSAALGRSDDCQMEKDSALMRGLMHAVHENPDLYQALRELLVEPEMTGLDTLLRRAVDRGELRPDNPALKYVPHMLIGAFAARQLVEDRAVDQAFLIDYVDSVVLPALGV, encoded by the coding sequence ATGGCGCGCACCCGGCTCACGCCCGAGCGTGAGAGCGAGCTGTACGCCGCCGTGCTCGACCTGCTCCGCGAGGTCGGCTACGACGCCCTGACCATGGACGCCATAGCCGCCCGCACCCGTTCCAGCAAGGCCACCCTCTACCGCCAGTGGGGGAGCAAGGCCGAGCTGGTCGTGAAGGCCATGCGGCACAACAAGCCGGTCTCCCTCGCGGAGATCGACACCGGATCGCTGCGCGGCGACTTCAGCGCCGCGCTGGGCCGTAGCGACGACTGTCAGATGGAGAAGGACTCCGCGCTGATGCGGGGCCTGATGCATGCCGTCCACGAGAACCCCGATCTTTACCAGGCGCTGCGCGAGCTGCTCGTCGAGCCGGAGATGACCGGTCTCGACACGCTGCTGCGCCGAGCCGTGGACCGGGGTGAGCTGCGTCCGGACAATCCGGCGCTGAAATATGTACCGCACATGCTGATCGGCGCCTTCGCCGCTCGGCAGCTGGTCGAGGACCGCGCCGTCGACCAGGCGTTTCTCATCGACTACGTCGACTCCGTGGTTCTCCCCGCCCTCGGCGTCTGA